A genomic segment from Drosophila virilis strain 15010-1051.87 unplaced genomic scaffold, Dvir_AGI_RSII-ME tig00000343, whole genome shotgun sequence encodes:
- the LOC6635529 gene encoding uncharacterized protein isoform X1, which yields MPERSISQRDLDEIEIDSDEEDEELEQGIGLPVQSIRRRAAVSPDDNARRRMGATGHGGRGSSSNISHTNGPQSRERSRERFSSSNAAQESEFYDDDDVDDDGRRVGDNAGSDDEDDIEMVDYDT from the coding sequence ATGCCGGAGCGCAGCATTAGCCAACGTGATCTGGACGAGATTGAGATCGATAGCGATGAGGAGGATGAGGAGCTCGAACAGGGTATCGGCCTGCCGGTACAATCGATACGCAGACGTGCTGCTGTCTCACCGGATGATAATGCCAGACGCCGCATGGGCGCAACTGGCcatggtgggcgtggcagcagcagcaacatcagccaTACGAACGGACCACAAAGCCGCGAACGTAGCCGCGAGcgcttcagcagcagcaatgccgCCCAGGAGTCCGAATTctatgacgatgatgatgtcGATGATGATGGGCGACGGGTTGGCGACAACGCTGGCAGCGACGATGAGGATGACATTGAAATGGTGGACTA
- the LOC6635529 gene encoding uncharacterized protein isoform X2 yields the protein MFSAANGKIKLPPHDTDAAASSTLRCRLNIPFRDLHFNVADHRLIPVHDVVFLDDIERNVKPLIYRPVLADTVIVTSTPTSTLVTSPLQPAAAAAAAAQPAANGSDT from the exons ATGTTCTCTGCGGCCAATGGGAAAATCAAG ttgccgccaCACGATACGGACGCAGCCGCCTCGTCCACGCTGCGCTGTCGGCTGAACATACCCTTCCGCGATCTGCACTTTAATGTGGCCGATCATCGGCTCATACCCGTGCACGATGTCGTCTTCCTGGACGACATCGAACGCAACGTTAAGCCGCTCATCTACAGGCCCGTGCTGGCCGACACTGTGATAGtgacgtcgacgccgacgtcgacgcttGTGACGTCGCCgctgcagccagcagcagcagcagcagcagctgcgcagcCGGCAGCCAACGGCAG